Genomic DNA from Gemmatimonadota bacterium:
TCCTGGCTCTGCGCCACGGACTCGAGGTACGATTCCGGCAGTTCCGGCCATAGCTCCGGCTCGCCTGTCTGCAGCACCGTGAACACCAGGTGCGGTCGGCCGCGGTCCAGCGGGTAGCGGAGAAGCTGCTGGGCCAGCGCTTCCTTGCCCGGGTCCGCGTGGGCCACCACCAGTCGATTCACGGCGCCGGAATCCTCGATCAGGTCAATGAAGCAGAAGTCCGCCAGCGGGCCGGCCGCCAGTCGGGCTAGGCTGGCCAGGGTCGTCTCGTGATCCAGCGACGCGGCCAGCACGCTGCTGGCCTGGGCCAGGAATCGTTGCACCTCCTCGGCGCGCTTGCGCCGGCTGATGTCTCGCAGCACGACCGTGTAGATCCGCTCGTCTCCGAGATCCAGCTTCGAGATCGCGACCGCAATGCGCGGGCGGGCGTGGGAGGTGGTGCTCTTTCCGTTCAGCTTCCCGGAAGCGTTGCGGCACAGCGGCTGCGCGGTGCCGGCGCAGCCGGATTTCCTGGCGGCGCCCGAGCGTTCGGAGCTAGAGCGAGCGTTCCTGGACTACCTCGACTGCGGCGGATTCCCGGAAGTGCAGGGCCTCGACGCAAGCACGCGTCACCGGGTTCTGAGCGATTACGTGGATGTCGCCATGATGCGTGACGTGGTCGAACGCCATGGGGTAGCGAACGTGACCGGGCTGCGCTGGCTGGTTCGCCATCTCCTCGGAAACGCGGCGGGGATGTTCAGCGTGCAGAAATTCTACGCGGCCTTGAAGTCTCAGGGGATCGGCATATCGAGGGACACGGTGCACGATCTCGTTGGCTATTTGGACGACTGTTTTCTGGTGCGAACGGTATGGATGGACGCGGCCTCGGAGCGCCAGCGCATGGTCAACCCGCGGAAGGCGTATCCCGTCGATCCCGGCCTGATCCCGGTCTTCCATCGCAGCGGGCGCGCCAACCTGGGCCATGCTCTCGAAACGGTCGTGCTCATAGAGCTGGAACGGCGGGGGATTA
This window encodes:
- a CDS encoding ATP-binding protein yields the protein MRGRAWEVVLFPFSFPEALRHSGCAVPAQPDFLAAPERSELERAFLDYLDCGGFPEVQGLDASTRHRVLSDYVDVAMMRDVVERHGVANVTGLRWLVRHLLGNAAGMFSVQKFYAALKSQGIGISRDTVHDLVGYLDDCFLVRTVWMDAASERQRMVNPRKAYPVDPGLIPVFHRSGRANLGHALETVVLIELERRGISVGYIRTPEGHQVDFVARMPGGGEELIQVAADATDDATAQRELRALLEAASRYPRATKRLLTLTRDRLPSRVPSGIVAQPAYEWLLAPPGEN